The following are encoded together in the Candidatus Atribacteria bacterium genome:
- a CDS encoding ABC transporter ATP-binding protein — MHDVAFEKVTKKFGKVVAVNNISFQVNKGELFTLLGPSGCGKTTTLRLIAGLEVPQSGNIYIKGKNVEKLLPKDRNIGMVFQNYALFPHMNVFDNIAYPLKIRKQPQKEIIHKVTEIAKNLQTEELLSRKPNQISGGQQQRVALGRAMVQEPNVFLFDEPLSNLDAKLRTEARSFLKHIQKEMKTTAIYVTHDQKEAMAISDRIAILDKGVIMQIGTPKEVYKNPENVFVAGFIGDPPMNLLDCSIKYNQNKTVLDFLQFKLDISPIRDLVREKVNNEEVIVLGIRPEDITV, encoded by the coding sequence GCTTTCAAGTCAACAAAGGTGAATTATTTACCCTATTAGGTCCTTCGGGTTGCGGAAAGACTACGACCTTAAGACTAATAGCCGGATTAGAGGTACCCCAATCAGGTAATATTTACATCAAAGGCAAGAATGTAGAGAAATTATTACCAAAAGATCGTAATATAGGTATGGTATTTCAAAATTATGCACTTTTTCCACATATGAACGTTTTTGACAATATAGCCTATCCTTTAAAAATTCGGAAACAGCCCCAAAAGGAAATAATACATAAGGTTACTGAAATAGCAAAAAATCTCCAAACCGAGGAGCTATTAAGCAGAAAACCCAACCAAATCAGTGGTGGACAGCAGCAAAGAGTGGCTCTAGGTAGAGCTATGGTACAAGAACCAAATGTTTTTCTATTCGATGAACCGCTCAGTAATTTAGATGCAAAACTACGAACAGAGGCGCGAAGTTTCCTAAAACATATACAAAAAGAGATGAAAACAACCGCAATCTATGTTACACATGACCAGAAAGAGGCCATGGCTATATCCGATAGAATTGCGATATTAGATAAAGGGGTTATCATGCAGATAGGGACCCCAAAAGAGGTCTATAAGAATCCAGAAAATGTGTTTGTAGCTGGGTTTATCGGGGACCCTCCAATGAACCTTCTCGATTGCTCTATAAAATATAACCAAAATAAAACAGTGTTAGATTTTTTACAGTTTAAATTAGACATTTCTCCCATAAGAGATTTAGTAAGGGAAAAAGTAAATAATGAAGAGGTTATAGTATTAGGAATCAGACCGGAAGACATTACGGTAG